Proteins encoded in a region of the Bacteroidota bacterium genome:
- a CDS encoding class I SAM-dependent methyltransferase — protein sequence MHGGTAVSTDLDTSFLKIAAENNLISNYQFANAENLPFKDAQFDFTFCKQSYHHFPRPFIAVYEMVRVSKKAVILVEPADWIPSPFVFSTLQKIKRKLKQIAGLKNPHHEEGSFETVAITFTPFQNVKSKNLQWE from the coding sequence ATGCATGGCGGCACAGCAGTTTCTACTGATCTTGATACTTCCTTTCTCAAAATTGCAGCTGAGAATAATCTGATATCAAATTATCAGTTTGCTAATGCAGAGAATTTACCGTTTAAAGATGCACAATTTGATTTTACCTTTTGCAAACAAAGCTACCATCATTTTCCAAGACCATTTATCGCAGTCTATGAAATGGTACGTGTTTCAAAAAAAGCAGTAATATTAGTAGAACCTGCCGACTGGATTCCCAGTCCTTTTGTATTTTCTACTCTGCAAAAAATAAAAAGAAAGCTTAAACAAATTGCAGGTTTAAAAAATCCACACCATGAAGAAGGTTCGTTTGAAACTGTGGCAATTACATTTACACCATTTCAGAACGTGAAATCGAAAAACTTGCAATGGGAATAG
- the purB gene encoding adenylosuccinate lyase yields the protein MESNPLNSISPIDGRYRNQTEEMSAYFSEAALMRYRLIVEVEYFISLCQLPLPQLKNAPSEGFEKLRDVYRNFTDADAENIKVREKITNHDVKALEYFLKDKLVEFGYGDFKEFVHFGLTSQDINNTAFPLAIKDAVSKVYLPKMREVLQKLTLFSEEWSKVPMLSRTHGQPASPTRLGKEFLVFIERIANQLSQLSVIPFSATFGGATGNFNAHHVAYPEIDWMAFANKFCFEKLSLQRQQYTTQIEHYDQLCALFDVIKRINNILIDLNRDIWTYISMDYFKQQIKAGEIGSSAMPHKVNPIDFENSEGNLGIANSLFEHLSAKLPISRLQRDLTDSTVLRNVGVPFSHTLIALKSFLKGANKLILNKSALEKDLEANWTVVAEAIQTILRRENFENPYEQLKELTRTNSVVDQKVMHQFINSLAVSDSIKKELLAISPSNYTGI from the coding sequence ATGGAAAGCAATCCTCTAAATTCAATATCTCCGATCGACGGCCGGTATCGGAATCAGACTGAAGAAATGTCTGCTTACTTTTCTGAAGCTGCATTAATGCGTTACAGACTGATAGTTGAAGTTGAATATTTTATTTCATTATGTCAGTTACCGTTGCCGCAATTGAAAAATGCACCATCAGAGGGCTTCGAGAAATTGCGGGATGTCTACAGAAATTTCACCGATGCAGATGCAGAAAATATAAAAGTACGTGAGAAAATAACGAATCACGATGTTAAGGCACTTGAGTATTTTTTGAAAGACAAATTAGTTGAATTTGGCTATGGCGATTTCAAAGAGTTCGTACATTTTGGTCTTACATCACAGGATATCAATAATACAGCATTCCCATTAGCAATTAAAGATGCAGTTTCAAAAGTATATTTGCCGAAAATGCGTGAAGTACTTCAAAAGTTGACGTTATTCAGTGAAGAGTGGAGTAAGGTGCCAATGCTGTCACGAACACATGGTCAACCGGCATCTCCTACACGTTTAGGGAAAGAGTTTCTGGTATTCATCGAAAGAATTGCAAATCAACTTTCGCAATTATCTGTTATTCCTTTCTCTGCAACGTTCGGTGGAGCAACTGGAAATTTCAATGCTCATCATGTAGCTTATCCCGAAATTGACTGGATGGCTTTTGCAAATAAATTTTGCTTTGAGAAATTGTCGCTTCAAAGACAACAATACACTACACAAATTGAACATTATGATCAGCTGTGCGCATTGTTTGATGTAATAAAACGGATCAACAATATCCTGATCGATCTTAACAGAGATATCTGGACATATATTTCAATGGATTACTTTAAACAGCAGATCAAAGCCGGTGAAATAGGATCATCAGCGATGCCGCATAAAGTTAATCCGATAGATTTCGAAAATTCAGAAGGGAATCTTGGAATTGCAAATTCTCTGTTTGAACATTTGTCGGCAAAGTTGCCGATCTCAAGACTTCAACGTGATCTGACAGATTCAACTGTACTCAGAAATGTTGGTGTCCCTTTTTCACATACATTAATTGCATTGAAATCATTTCTGAAAGGTGCGAATAAACTTATCCTGAATAAATCAGCTCTTGAAAAAGATCTGGAAGCAAACTGGACAGTTGTTGCAGAAGCAATACAAACTATTTTGCGTCGGGAGAATTTTGAAAACCCTTATGAGCAATTGAAAGAGTTGACAAGAACTAATTCAGTAGTGGATCAGAAAGTCATGCATCAGTTCATTAATTCTTTAGCTGTATCAGATTCTATAAAAAAAGAATTGCTTGCCATTTCTCCATCAAATTATACCGGAATTTAA
- a CDS encoding glycosyltransferase family 2 protein, with the protein MKVCGFTFIRNAVRFDYPIVEAITSVLPMCNEFIVLVGNSDDNTRNLIERIGSDKIRIYDSVWDDSLREGGKVLAEETNKAMQYLPDDTTWAFYIQGDEVIHEKYHQTIHDAMELYKYDVKVEGLLLNYTHFYGSYDFIGDSTKWYRKEVRIIRKDSKIYSFRDAQGFQKNGRPLKVKAVDAFVYHYGWVKPPEKQMEKLKYFHKLWHNDEWVEKNIIPAEKFDYSQIDSLAHFNGTHPVVMEKRILSSNWKFDFDPTQKKLSFKSKFKLSLEKMTGWRIGEYKNYKLI; encoded by the coding sequence ATGAAAGTCTGCGGATTTACATTCATTCGTAATGCAGTGCGATTCGACTACCCAATCGTTGAAGCGATCACTTCTGTATTGCCAATGTGTAATGAATTCATAGTGCTTGTTGGGAATTCGGATGATAATACAAGAAACCTGATTGAACGAATTGGTTCCGATAAGATCAGGATCTATGATAGCGTTTGGGACGATTCACTAAGAGAAGGAGGAAAGGTTTTAGCAGAAGAAACAAACAAGGCAATGCAATATCTGCCTGACGATACAACCTGGGCTTTTTATATTCAAGGTGATGAAGTGATTCATGAAAAATATCATCAGACGATTCATGATGCTATGGAATTGTATAAGTATGATGTTAAGGTTGAAGGCTTGCTTTTGAACTACACACATTTCTATGGCAGCTACGATTTTATAGGTGATTCAACTAAGTGGTACAGAAAAGAAGTGCGTATAATCAGAAAAGATTCTAAGATCTATTCTTTTCGTGATGCCCAGGGTTTTCAAAAGAATGGCCGCCCTTTAAAAGTGAAAGCAGTTGATGCATTTGTTTATCACTATGGCTGGGTCAAACCTCCTGAAAAGCAAATGGAGAAGCTTAAATATTTCCATAAGCTCTGGCACAATGATGAATGGGTTGAGAAAAATATTATTCCGGCTGAAAAGTTTGACTACTCTCAAATAGACTCACTTGCTCATTTTAATGGGACTCATCCGGTAGTAATGGAAAAAAGAATATTGTCGTCTAACTGGAAATTTGATTTTGATCCGACTCAAAAGAAACTGTCTTTCAAATCGAAGTTTAAATTGTCATTGGAAAAAATGACCGGTTGGAGAATCGGTGAATATAAAAATTACAAGCTGATTTAA
- a CDS encoding MFS transporter, which translates to MIKGDKKTINAWAIYDWANSSYSLVISSALFPIYFHAITTTESSSNVKFLGHVWNSESLQLYCISLAFLFIAALNPILSSIADVSGRKKRFMYFFSTLGAISCASLFFFDSLNTLWVGIVGSILAAIGYAGSIVFYNAFLPEIAEEKDQDKVSAKGFALGYLGSSLLLIFSLTMILFPQWYGNISSGLATRLAFVLVGIWWFVFAQYTFSKLKDSKASNEAKEHYIFNGYLELKKVWKELKNSSLLPSYLVSFFFFNMGVQTVMYAASLFGQSELHLDSSVLIMIILIIQFVAIFGAFVFSSLSKRYGNLIALSIAIIIWVFVCVGAFLCNKEYGVDEKTMFMGLAAVVGFVMGGIQSLARSTYSKMLPETLDHASYFSFYDVCDKLGTVIGTFAFGLINEITGSMRSSIIVLAIFFIIGLILLFRVRRIKSEVSV; encoded by the coding sequence ATGATCAAAGGAGATAAAAAAACAATCAATGCATGGGCCATTTATGATTGGGCAAATTCATCGTATTCTTTAGTTATCTCCTCTGCTCTCTTTCCAATCTATTTCCATGCAATTACCACTACTGAGAGTTCAAGTAATGTGAAATTCCTGGGGCATGTCTGGAATAGCGAATCATTACAACTTTACTGCATCTCCCTCGCTTTTCTTTTTATAGCTGCTCTCAATCCGATCTTATCTTCCATTGCAGATGTCAGTGGCAGAAAAAAAAGATTCATGTACTTCTTCAGTACATTAGGAGCTATTTCCTGCGCATCACTCTTTTTCTTTGATTCATTGAATACTCTTTGGGTCGGCATTGTCGGATCGATTCTGGCTGCAATCGGGTATGCAGGTAGTATTGTTTTTTACAATGCATTTCTTCCTGAGATTGCGGAGGAAAAGGATCAGGATAAAGTTAGCGCAAAAGGATTTGCATTAGGATATTTAGGAAGTTCATTGCTTCTGATCTTTTCATTGACAATGATATTATTTCCGCAATGGTATGGAAATATCAGTTCCGGATTAGCTACACGTCTGGCTTTTGTATTAGTTGGTATCTGGTGGTTTGTGTTTGCACAATACACTTTCTCAAAATTAAAAGATAGTAAAGCTTCTAATGAAGCTAAAGAACATTATATTTTCAATGGTTATCTGGAATTAAAAAAAGTGTGGAAAGAATTGAAAAACTCATCCCTGCTCCCATCCTATCTCGTCTCCTTCTTCTTTTTTAATATGGGTGTACAGACAGTAATGTATGCTGCATCATTGTTCGGACAATCAGAACTTCATCTTGATTCATCGGTACTGATCATGATCATTCTGATTATTCAATTCGTAGCAATCTTTGGAGCTTTTGTTTTCAGTTCCTTGTCAAAAAGGTATGGTAATTTAATAGCACTTTCCATTGCAATAATTATCTGGGTCTTTGTCTGTGTAGGAGCATTTCTATGTAATAAAGAATACGGAGTAGATGAGAAAACAATGTTCATGGGACTTGCTGCCGTTGTTGGATTTGTAATGGGCGGAATTCAGTCATTGGCACGGTCAACTTATTCTAAGATGCTTCCGGAAACATTAGATCATGCTTCATATTTCAGTTTTTATGATGTATGTGATAAACTTGGAACAGTAATCGGTACTTTTGCATTTGGTCTCATAAATGAAATTACAGGAAGTATGCGAAGCAGTATCATTGTTCTCGCCATCTTCTTTATTATCGGATTGATATTATTATTCCGTGTCAGAAGAATTAAATCCGAAGTATCAGTTTAG
- the hemE gene encoding uroporphyrinogen decarboxylase, which yields MKLQNDLLLRAARGEKTERTPIWLMRQAGRILPEYRVVRESCGGFKQLVETPELASEVSIQPVDILGVDAAIIFSDILVIPEAMGLSYQMVESKGPWFEKTIENSSDIDKLKIAEASDIQYTTDAISLTKKTLNGRVPVIGFAGAPWTILSYMIEGKGSKTFSKAKKFLYTEPKLAHKLLDKITKSTINYLKGQISAGADIVQVFDSWAGVLSPEQYSEFSSRYISEISDSIKEVPVIVFAKGAYFAREEFSKSSCSVIGLDWNMNIEESRKIIGPGKTLQGNMDPCLLYSDLETIKAETIKMLKAFGPDRHIANLGHGLYPDTEKDKVKFYIDTVKKFRF from the coding sequence ATGAAATTACAAAACGATTTATTACTTCGTGCAGCAAGAGGAGAAAAGACTGAACGGACTCCGATATGGTTAATGCGTCAGGCAGGAAGGATTTTACCGGAATACAGAGTGGTGCGGGAAAGTTGCGGAGGATTTAAACAATTAGTTGAAACACCTGAACTTGCATCTGAAGTTTCAATACAACCTGTTGACATTTTAGGTGTTGACGCTGCAATAATTTTTTCAGACATACTTGTCATTCCTGAAGCAATGGGTTTATCATATCAAATGGTTGAAAGCAAAGGCCCTTGGTTTGAAAAGACTATTGAGAATTCAAGTGATATCGACAAACTGAAAATTGCAGAAGCCAGCGACATTCAATATACAACAGATGCTATTAGTCTGACGAAAAAAACTCTGAATGGCCGCGTTCCCGTAATCGGATTTGCCGGAGCTCCATGGACTATTCTATCTTACATGATAGAAGGCAAAGGAAGTAAGACTTTCAGCAAAGCAAAAAAGTTTCTTTATACAGAGCCAAAACTCGCACATAAGCTTCTTGACAAAATTACAAAGAGCACTATCAATTATCTGAAAGGTCAGATAAGTGCCGGCGCTGATATTGTACAGGTCTTTGATTCATGGGCAGGTGTGCTTTCTCCCGAACAATACAGCGAATTTTCATCGCGGTATATTTCTGAGATTTCTGATTCAATCAAAGAAGTTCCTGTCATTGTTTTCGCTAAAGGTGCGTACTTTGCCCGCGAAGAATTCAGCAAAAGTTCCTGTTCAGTGATCGGTTTGGATTGGAATATGAATATTGAAGAATCCAGAAAAATTATCGGTCCCGGAAAAACTCTTCAGGGAAATATGGATCCGTGTTTACTCTATTCTGATCTCGAGACTATTAAAGCAGAGACTATAAAAATGCTGAAGGCTTTTGGTCCGGACAGACATATTGCCAATCTGGGACATGGATTGTATCCTGATACTGAAAAAGACAAAGTAAAATTCTATATTGACACGGTAAAAAAATTCAGATTTTAG
- a CDS encoding BamA/TamA family outer membrane protein: MPGKNNILLKFFLFLMIISYSKSSIAQIKKNVRFELNDTTNTTLFNEELNSFDLSKKYTDTLQLKEDIGQFVEKIRSHGFLAASCDSIITKEESILIYFFLGERYLWTNVNPVNIDESFLSGTGIKNKKKKSIPFNYVKISSWMETILKNCENNGYPFANVRLTNVQQVNNEYAADLELNKNKLVRIDSIIIKGNATIAPVYIYNYIDIKEGSIYDESKLIRISTRLKELAFVTELKPNQLLFTENITKLYIYLDNKKASQFDGVIGFLPDENNEGKLNLTGEVHLKLQNSLQRGEVIEFNWKQLPNKTQDLKIHLLYPFLLNTPFGIDGNLSIYRRDSTYTDVIKNLGIQYSISGNNYLKAFINDKQSDLQSSKGLENITVLPDYADISILSYGATFHFEKLDYRLNPKKGYAVEFTGSTGNRKIKKNTDINPIAYDSLKLQSVTYEGAISADFYLSLGGKSVLNLGTKSGIVYNDRLFTNELFRIGGLKSLRGFDEESIYASTFSIGKIEYRFLLEQNSFLFAFINGAYYENKSRNFNLKDTPFGFGAGMNFETRIGIMSISYALGKQFSNPVYFRNAKVHFGIVNYF; the protein is encoded by the coding sequence GTGCCGGGTAAAAATAATATTTTATTAAAATTTTTTCTGTTTCTGATGATCATTTCATACAGCAAAAGTTCCATTGCACAGATTAAAAAAAATGTCAGATTTGAATTGAATGATACAACGAACACAACATTATTCAATGAAGAACTAAATTCATTTGATCTGTCAAAAAAATATACTGACACTCTACAACTAAAGGAAGACATCGGACAATTTGTCGAGAAAATCCGTTCACACGGATTTCTGGCTGCTTCATGTGATAGTATAATTACAAAAGAAGAATCAATATTGATTTATTTTTTTCTTGGAGAAAGATATTTGTGGACTAATGTCAATCCCGTGAATATTGATGAATCATTTTTATCCGGCACAGGAATAAAAAACAAAAAGAAGAAAAGTATTCCATTCAATTATGTGAAGATAAGTTCATGGATGGAAACAATTTTGAAAAATTGCGAAAACAATGGCTATCCTTTTGCCAATGTGAGATTAACCAATGTACAACAAGTAAACAATGAATATGCTGCTGATCTCGAATTAAACAAAAACAAACTCGTCAGGATCGATAGTATTATCATAAAAGGAAATGCAACAATTGCTCCTGTATATATCTATAATTATATTGACATTAAAGAAGGATCGATTTATGATGAATCAAAACTGATCAGGATTTCAACCAGACTAAAAGAACTTGCTTTTGTAACAGAACTGAAACCAAATCAGCTCTTATTCACGGAAAATATTACTAAGCTCTACATCTATCTGGATAATAAAAAAGCAAGTCAGTTTGATGGTGTCATTGGTTTTTTACCTGATGAAAACAATGAAGGGAAATTAAATCTCACCGGCGAGGTTCATCTTAAACTTCAGAACTCCTTGCAGCGAGGCGAAGTAATTGAATTTAACTGGAAGCAATTACCCAACAAAACGCAGGATCTGAAGATCCATTTACTTTATCCTTTCTTATTAAATACACCATTTGGTATAGATGGAAATTTATCAATTTACCGGAGAGATTCTACCTATACTGACGTGATCAAAAATTTAGGGATTCAATATTCTATTTCGGGAAATAATTATTTAAAAGCATTTATTAACGACAAGCAAAGCGACCTTCAATCTTCAAAGGGCCTTGAAAATATTACTGTCCTTCCCGATTATGCTGACATTTCAATCCTAAGTTACGGTGCAACATTTCATTTTGAAAAACTTGACTACAGATTGAATCCAAAGAAAGGTTATGCTGTTGAATTCACGGGAAGCACAGGAAACAGAAAAATAAAAAAGAACACAGATATAAATCCAATCGCATACGACAGTTTGAAATTGCAAAGCGTGACGTATGAAGGAGCTATTTCTGCGGATTTCTATTTATCACTTGGTGGGAAAAGTGTTCTGAATCTCGGGACAAAATCAGGCATTGTGTATAATGACAGGTTATTCACAAATGAACTCTTCCGTATCGGCGGATTAAAATCTCTGCGAGGATTTGATGAAGAGTCCATCTATGCGAGCACCTTTTCCATTGGCAAAATTGAATACAGATTTTTACTTGAGCAAAACTCCTTTCTCTTCGCTTTCATTAATGGCGCCTACTATGAAAACAAAAGCCGCAACTTCAATTTGAAAGACACACCATTCGGCTTCGGTGCCGGAATGAATTTTGAAACCCGGATCGGAATTATGTCCATCAGTTATGCCTTAGGAAAACAATTCAGTAATCCGGTATATTTTAGAAATGCTAAGGTACATTTTGGGATTGTCAACTACTTTTAA
- a CDS encoding OsmC family protein codes for METIRTKYLGGLRTEAEHVKSGQKVITDAPLDNQGKGEAFSPSDLMTASLSSCMLTIMGIAARTHDIPFENISCKVTKIMVANPRRVGEIVVEFDMGNFSYTDKQKAILTNAAHTCPVALSLHPDLKQTVTFSF; via the coding sequence GTGGAAACAATTCGTACAAAATACCTGGGTGGACTTAGGACTGAAGCAGAACATGTAAAGTCGGGTCAAAAAGTGATTACTGATGCACCTCTGGACAATCAAGGAAAAGGAGAAGCATTTTCGCCCAGTGACCTGATGACAGCCTCTTTATCAAGTTGTATGTTAACAATAATGGGAATTGCGGCAAGAACTCATGATATACCTTTCGAAAATATTTCATGTAAAGTCACTAAGATCATGGTGGCAAATCCAAGAAGAGTTGGAGAAATAGTAGTTGAATTTGATATGGGTAATTTTTCATACACAGATAAACAGAAGGCCATTCTTACCAATGCGGCGCATACATGTCCGGTAGCTTTGAGCTTACATCCCGACCTCAAACAAACTGTTACCTTTAGTTTTTAA
- the lipA gene encoding lipoyl synthase: MIQENSTAQSKPSKPSWLKVKLPIGEEFTKVRNIVSEHKLHTICQSGNCPNMGECWGAGTATFMILGNVCTRSCGFCSVATGRPEAVDPFEPLRVAKSVKLMSVKHCVVTSVDRDDLKDGGSNVWVETIRKIRELSPGTTMETLIPDFQGIWENLQRVIDERPEVISHNLETVRRLTKLVRVQAKYDRSLEVLKRIAASGVAAKSGIMLGLGETKEEVLEAMQDLRNSDVSILTLGQYLQPTKDHLPVNEFIHPDLFAELKEAGIKMGFRYVESGPLVRSSYHAEKHLL, encoded by the coding sequence ATGATTCAAGAGAATTCAACAGCACAAAGTAAACCTTCTAAACCGTCGTGGTTAAAAGTGAAACTTCCCATTGGAGAAGAGTTCACCAAGGTTAGAAATATTGTCAGCGAACATAAATTACATACCATTTGTCAAAGTGGTAACTGTCCTAATATGGGCGAATGTTGGGGTGCAGGAACAGCGACTTTCATGATCCTCGGAAATGTGTGCACAAGAAGTTGTGGTTTTTGTTCTGTTGCAACCGGTCGTCCTGAAGCCGTAGATCCATTTGAACCTCTCCGTGTTGCCAAGTCGGTAAAACTAATGAGTGTTAAGCATTGTGTTGTCACATCAGTTGATCGCGATGATCTTAAAGACGGTGGCTCGAACGTGTGGGTAGAAACGATCAGAAAGATCAGAGAGCTTTCACCGGGAACAACGATGGAAACTCTGATTCCGGATTTTCAGGGTATATGGGAAAATCTTCAGAGAGTGATCGATGAAAGACCGGAAGTTATCTCGCATAATCTGGAAACAGTTCGCAGATTAACGAAGCTAGTTCGCGTGCAAGCTAAGTATGACCGGAGTCTTGAAGTATTAAAAAGAATAGCAGCATCCGGGGTTGCGGCAAAATCCGGAATAATGTTAGGCTTGGGAGAAACAAAAGAAGAAGTTCTTGAAGCAATGCAGGATCTGCGAAATTCAGATGTTTCGATTCTCACGCTGGGACAATATCTGCAGCCAACAAAAGATCATTTACCAGTGAATGAATTTATACATCCTGATCTTTTTGCAGAACTAAAAGAAGCCGGGATAAAAATGGGTTTCCGTTATGTGGAGAGTGGACCTTTGGTTCGGTCGAGTTATCATGCGGAGAAACACCTTTTGTAA
- the gap gene encoding type I glyceraldehyde-3-phosphate dehydrogenase: protein MKRIKIAINGFGRIGRISTRVLLQNSNLELVAINDLADAATLAHLFKYDSIHRKYKGTVSSEEKTIIIDGNKIPVYSEKNPGDLPWSKLGVDIVLECTGHFTNKEGAEQHIKAGAKRVIISGPTKGKSDIKTIVLGVNDEILTAQDIIISNASCTTNNAAPMLKILDSLWEVENAFVTTVHSYTGDQNIHDAPHKDLRRARAAAVSIIPTTTGAAKALGDVLPHLNGKLGGAGIRIPAPDGSLTDITCILKKKVTLELINSTFKKYAEGEMKGIMEYTEDPIVSIDIVGNPNSCIFDSQLTTVLDKMVKVVGWYDNEAGYSNRLVELAEKVGKMIDK from the coding sequence ATGAAACGAATAAAAATTGCTATCAACGGTTTTGGAAGAATTGGAAGAATTTCTACGAGAGTACTTTTACAGAACAGTAATCTGGAATTAGTAGCGATCAATGACCTTGCTGATGCTGCGACATTGGCTCATCTTTTCAAGTATGATTCAATTCATCGTAAGTACAAAGGGACAGTTTCTTCAGAAGAAAAGACAATTATAATTGATGGGAATAAAATTCCTGTTTATTCAGAAAAAAATCCGGGTGATCTTCCATGGAGTAAATTAGGAGTGGATATAGTATTAGAATGTACCGGTCATTTTACGAATAAAGAAGGAGCGGAGCAGCATATCAAAGCAGGAGCGAAGCGGGTAATTATTTCAGGACCTACAAAAGGAAAAAGTGATATCAAGACAATTGTATTGGGTGTAAATGATGAGATACTGACTGCGCAGGACATTATCATTTCGAATGCAAGTTGTACAACAAACAATGCAGCACCGATGCTTAAGATCCTTGATTCGCTATGGGAAGTAGAGAATGCATTTGTTACAACTGTCCATTCGTATACCGGAGATCAGAATATTCATGATGCACCACACAAAGATCTTCGTCGTGCACGTGCAGCAGCAGTTTCAATTATTCCCACAACAACAGGTGCTGCAAAAGCATTAGGAGATGTTTTACCGCACCTGAATGGTAAACTTGGTGGAGCAGGTATCCGGATTCCGGCACCTGATGGATCACTGACTGATATTACATGTATTCTTAAAAAGAAAGTTACGCTGGAATTGATCAATTCCACTTTTAAAAAGTATGCGGAAGGTGAGATGAAAGGAATCATGGAGTATACCGAAGATCCGATCGTTTCGATAGATATTGTCGGCAACCCTAATTCATGCATTTTTGATTCGCAATTAACTACTGTACTTGATAAAATGGTAAAAGTTGTGGGCTGGTATGATAATGAGGCAGGATACAGCAACCGACTTGTCGAATTGGCTGAAAAAGTTGGAAAAATGATAGACAAATAG
- the tuf gene encoding elongation factor Tu, translating to MAKEKFDRSKPHVNIGTIGHVDHGKTTLTAAITTVLASKGWAELRSFDSIDNAPEEKERGITINTAHVEYATANRHYAHVDCPGHADYVKNMVTGAAQMDGAILVVAATDGPMPQTREHILLARQVGVPKIVVFMNKVDMVDDPELLDLVEMEIRDLLSFYQFDGAATPVIRGSALGGLNLDEKWVPKILELMEAVDTFIPIPPREVDKPFLMPVEDVFSITGRGTVATGRIERGVINTGDEVDIIGMQEKTIKSVCTGVEMFRKILDRGEAGDNVGILLRGIEKTDIRRGMVVAKPGSITPHTDFKAEIYVLKKEEGGRHTPFHNKYRPQFYLRTTDVTGEITLPEGREMVMPGDNVTITVVLIQPVAMDKGLRFAIREGGRTVGAGQVTEVLK from the coding sequence ATGGCAAAAGAAAAATTCGACCGTTCCAAGCCCCATGTAAACATTGGGACTATCGGTCACGTTGATCACGGTAAAACAACATTAACAGCAGCCATCACAACCGTTTTGGCTTCTAAAGGTTGGGCCGAGCTTCGTTCATTTGATTCAATCGATAACGCTCCGGAAGAAAAAGAGCGTGGTATTACTATCAATACAGCGCACGTTGAATATGCGACTGCGAATCGTCACTATGCTCACGTTGACTGTCCAGGTCACGCGGATTATGTGAAAAACATGGTTACAGGTGCTGCCCAGATGGACGGTGCTATTTTAGTTGTGGCTGCGACTGATGGTCCGATGCCACAAACTCGTGAACATATCCTTCTTGCTCGTCAGGTTGGTGTTCCAAAGATCGTTGTATTCATGAACAAAGTGGATATGGTTGACGATCCTGAATTACTTGACTTAGTAGAGATGGAAATCCGTGACCTACTTAGTTTCTATCAATTTGATGGTGCTGCAACTCCGGTAATCCGTGGTTCTGCATTAGGTGGATTAAACTTAGATGAAAAATGGGTTCCAAAAATTCTTGAATTAATGGAAGCTGTTGATACATTTATTCCAATTCCTCCACGTGAAGTTGACAAGCCATTCCTTATGCCAGTAGAAGATGTATTCTCGATCACAGGTCGTGGTACAGTTGCAACTGGTCGTATCGAGCGCGGTGTGATCAACACAGGTGATGAGGTTGATATCATCGGTATGCAGGAAAAAACTATCAAGTCTGTTTGTACAGGTGTTGAGATGTTCCGTAAGATCCTTGATCGTGGAGAAGCTGGTGATAACGTAGGTATCTTGTTACGTGGTATTGAGAAAACTGATATCCGTCGTGGTATGGTTGTCGCAAAACCAGGTTCAATTACTCCTCACACCGATTTCAAAGCTGAGATCTATGTATTGAAAAAAGAAGAAGGTGGACGTCACACTCCATTCCACAACAAATACCGTCCACAATTTTACCTGCGTACAACAGACGTAACAGGTGAGATCACTCTACCTGAAGGACGTGAGATGGTAATGCCTGGTGATAACGTAACGATTACTGTTGTGTTGATCCAACCGGTAGCTATGGATAAAGGTCTGCGTTTCGCGATTCGCGAAGGTGGTCGTACCGTAGGTGCAGGTCAGGTTACTGAAGTACTTAAATAA
- the secE gene encoding preprotein translocase subunit SecE: protein MSKITAYIKDSYTELVEKVSWPTREELQSSVIIVMVSTVIIGVMIFLMDAGFQAIMNLFYKMIG from the coding sequence ATGAGCAAAATAACCGCTTATATAAAAGATAGTTATACTGAACTGGTTGAGAAAGTCAGCTGGCCGACACGTGAAGAACTGCAAAGCAGTGTAATCATCGTAATGGTCTCTACTGTAATCATCGGTGTAATGATCTTTCTCATGGACGCCGGGTTTCAGGCAATCATGAATCTATTCTATAAAATGATCGGATAA